The following proteins are encoded in a genomic region of Nocardioides renjunii:
- a CDS encoding RNA polymerase sigma factor produces MPADSRADDPVEAVHAAWRAEGARLVGALTRMTRDVELAADLAQDALVAALERWPTTGVPENPAAWLMTTAKRRGVDHFRRADNLRRKVAEIEGSSRGEEAQVPDLDGQVDHIEDDVLRLVFLSCHPSLTPESRAALTLRLVGGLTTAEIARGFLTTESTMGQRISRAKKTLTAARAELELPTGAERTARLDDVMAVIYLIFNEGYTATAGEDWMRPDLAADATRLARMLAALAPDEPEVLGLQALLELQGSRTAARVDAHGAPVLLDDQDRSRWDRLMIRRGLAALHRAEVLAATGIPVGRYFLQASIAAEHARAPRAEDTSWPRIAGLYDVLAGAAPGPVVEVNRAVAHGRAFGPDAGLAVLARVDAAALGDSPLVPSVLGDLLERDGQHHAASEAFADAAARARNEGERGLLLRRAEENRAAAAG; encoded by the coding sequence GTGCCGGCAGATTCCCGTGCGGACGACCCGGTCGAGGCCGTCCACGCCGCGTGGCGGGCCGAGGGGGCCCGCCTCGTCGGCGCCCTCACGCGGATGACCCGCGACGTCGAGCTCGCGGCCGACCTGGCGCAGGACGCCCTGGTCGCCGCGCTCGAGCGGTGGCCCACGACCGGCGTCCCCGAGAACCCCGCCGCGTGGTTGATGACGACGGCGAAGCGTCGCGGCGTCGACCACTTCCGGCGCGCCGACAACCTCCGCCGCAAGGTGGCGGAGATCGAGGGCTCGAGCCGCGGAGAGGAGGCGCAGGTGCCGGACCTCGACGGACAGGTCGACCACATCGAGGACGACGTCCTGCGCCTCGTCTTCCTGTCGTGCCACCCGAGCCTGACGCCCGAGTCGCGGGCCGCGCTGACGCTGCGGCTCGTCGGCGGTCTGACCACGGCCGAGATCGCCCGCGGCTTCCTCACCACCGAGTCCACCATGGGCCAGCGGATCTCGCGGGCCAAGAAGACGCTCACGGCGGCCCGCGCGGAGCTGGAGCTGCCCACCGGCGCGGAGCGGACCGCACGCCTGGACGACGTGATGGCCGTCATCTACCTCATCTTCAACGAGGGCTACACCGCCACCGCGGGCGAGGACTGGATGCGTCCCGACCTGGCCGCCGATGCGACGCGCCTGGCCCGCATGCTCGCCGCGCTCGCACCCGACGAGCCCGAGGTGCTCGGTCTCCAGGCCCTGCTCGAGCTGCAGGGATCCCGGACCGCGGCCCGGGTCGACGCGCACGGCGCACCCGTCCTCCTCGACGACCAGGACCGCTCCCGCTGGGACCGGCTGATGATCCGCCGCGGCCTCGCCGCCCTGCACCGCGCCGAGGTCCTCGCGGCGACCGGGATCCCGGTGGGCAGGTACTTCCTCCAGGCCTCGATCGCCGCGGAGCACGCCCGCGCACCCCGCGCCGAGGACACGAGCTGGCCCCGCATCGCAGGTCTGTACGACGTCCTCGCCGGCGCCGCGCCCGGGCCGGTCGTCGAGGTGAACCGGGCGGTCGCCCACGGGCGGGCCTTCGGACCCGACGCCGGGCTCGCCGTGCTCGCCCGTGTCGACGCCGCTGCCCTGGGCGACTCGCCCCTCGTGCCGAGCGTGCTCGGCGACCTGCTCGAGCGCGACGGGCAGCACCACGCGGCGAGCGAGGCGTTCGCCGACGCCGCCGCCCGCGCCCGCAACGAGGGCGAGCGGGGTCTCCTGCTCCGGCGGGCGGAGGAGAACCGGGCGGCCGCGGCCGGGTGA
- a CDS encoding VOC family protein, whose amino-acid sequence MTITLNPYLSFPDGRAREAMELYQSVLGGELSVMTFGDMGTEGPLAEQVMHGQLETPAGLVLMGADAPPEMVQVTFGDSMSVSLSGGPEDAEELRGWFAALSEGGEVRQPLEAAPWGDEFGMLVDRFGVSWMVNVAGAAAG is encoded by the coding sequence ATGACGATCACCCTGAACCCCTACCTCAGCTTCCCCGACGGCCGGGCGCGGGAGGCGATGGAGCTCTACCAGTCGGTGCTGGGCGGTGAGCTCAGCGTGATGACGTTCGGCGACATGGGCACCGAGGGCCCGCTGGCCGAGCAGGTGATGCACGGTCAGCTAGAGACGCCGGCCGGCCTCGTGCTCATGGGCGCCGACGCCCCGCCCGAGATGGTGCAGGTCACCTTCGGCGACAGCATGTCGGTGAGCCTGTCCGGCGGTCCTGAGGACGCCGAGGAGCTCCGCGGCTGGTTCGCCGCGCTGTCGGAGGGCGGCGAGGTGCGCCAGCCGCTCGAGGCCGCGCCGTGGGGCGACGAGTTCGGGATGCTGGTGGACCGCTTCGGGGTCAGCTGGATGGTCAACGTGGCGGGGGCCGCTGCGGGCTGA
- a CDS encoding PRC-barrel domain-containing protein → MSDIVWSYRDSEWAEDHDLVGYDVEGEDGSLGKVDQATADTDGAWLVVDTGFWIFGKKRVIPAGTVVGMDHEGQRIIVNVSKDQVKEAPDYDEDTWDQQARGLHAEHYTQRTGHENREDLPGGSWSTGEGAGGNVGER, encoded by the coding sequence ATGAGCGACATCGTCTGGAGCTACCGCGACAGCGAGTGGGCCGAGGACCACGACCTGGTGGGCTACGACGTCGAGGGCGAGGACGGCTCGCTGGGCAAGGTCGACCAGGCCACGGCCGACACCGACGGGGCGTGGCTGGTCGTCGACACCGGCTTCTGGATCTTCGGCAAGAAGCGGGTGATCCCCGCCGGGACCGTCGTCGGGATGGACCACGAGGGGCAGCGGATCATCGTCAACGTCAGCAAGGACCAGGTCAAGGAAGCGCCCGACTACGACGAGGACACCTGGGACCAGCAGGCCCGCGGCCTCCATGCCGAGCACTACACGCAGCGCACCGGCCACGAGAACCGCGAGGACCTTCCCGGAGGCTCCTGGTCGACCGGCGAGGGAGCCGGCGGGAACGTGGGCGAGCGATGA
- a CDS encoding FMN reductase gives MTRRIVVVTAGLTVPSSTRLLADQLAEATSTQVTARGESVEVDFVELREVAGELATFMVTGGIPTPRLTELREQVAAADGLIAVTPVFNSSYSGLFKMFFDALDPDSLTGTPVLIAATAGTARHQLVLDHAMRPLFAYLRAVVVPTGVFAATEDFGSHGLSDRITRAAAELAAAVLSQGGYGVGGFAPDLAARPRRTSGTQVEVEVTPFGDLLRGHSGTD, from the coding sequence ATGACCCGTCGCATCGTGGTCGTGACGGCGGGGCTGACCGTCCCGTCGTCGACCCGGCTCCTCGCCGACCAGCTGGCCGAGGCCACCTCGACCCAGGTGACCGCCCGCGGCGAGTCGGTCGAGGTCGACTTCGTCGAGCTCCGGGAGGTCGCCGGCGAGCTGGCCACGTTCATGGTCACCGGCGGCATCCCGACGCCGCGGCTGACCGAGCTGCGCGAGCAGGTCGCCGCGGCCGACGGCCTCATCGCCGTGACGCCGGTGTTCAACAGCAGCTACAGCGGGCTGTTCAAGATGTTCTTCGACGCCCTCGACCCGGACTCGCTGACCGGTACGCCGGTGCTGATCGCGGCGACCGCCGGCACCGCGCGGCACCAGCTGGTCCTCGACCACGCGATGCGCCCGCTCTTCGCCTACCTCCGCGCGGTCGTCGTCCCCACCGGGGTCTTCGCGGCGACCGAGGACTTCGGCAGCCACGGGCTCTCCGACCGGATCACCCGGGCCGCGGCCGAGCTGGCCGCCGCGGTGCTGAGCCAGGGCGGCTACGGCGTGGGCGGGTTCGCACCCGACCTGGCCGCGCGCCCGCGGCGTACGTCCGGCACGCAGGTCGAGGTCGAGGTGACGCCCTTCGGCGACCTGCTGCGGGGTCACTCCGGCACCGACTGA
- a CDS encoding LLM class flavin-dependent oxidoreductase — MQFGIFSVGDVTPDPTDGRTPSEGERIASVTALALKAEEVGLDVFATGEHHNPPFVVSSPTTHLGYIAAKTEKLLLSTSTTLITTNDPVKIAEDYAFLQHLSGGRVDLMMGRGNTGPVYPWFGKDIRDGIKLAVENYHLLRTLWREPVVNWQGQFRTPLQGYTSTPAPLDGTPPFVWHGSIRSTEIAEQAAYYGDGFFHNHIFWNKEHTEQMVKLYRRRFEHYGHGAADQAYVGLGGQVFMAGSEAEAKRVFRPYFDNAPVYGHGPSLEDFTKMTPLTVGTPEQVIERTLGFADYVGDYQRQMFLVDHAGLPTSLVLEQVEMLGTEVVPVLRAEFERRRPAHVPSDPPTHASLVAAGPDAPHHLVEPARALVEAAQAAQGASQASSQAAEVSA; from the coding sequence ATGCAGTTCGGCATCTTCAGCGTCGGCGACGTCACCCCCGACCCGACCGACGGACGCACCCCCTCCGAGGGCGAGCGGATCGCCTCGGTGACGGCGCTCGCGCTGAAGGCCGAGGAGGTCGGCCTCGACGTCTTCGCCACCGGCGAGCACCACAACCCGCCGTTCGTGGTGTCCTCGCCCACGACCCACCTCGGCTACATCGCGGCGAAGACCGAGAAGCTGCTGCTCTCGACCAGCACGACGCTCATCACCACCAACGACCCGGTGAAGATCGCGGAGGACTACGCCTTCCTCCAGCACCTCTCCGGCGGTCGCGTGGACCTGATGATGGGCCGCGGCAACACCGGCCCGGTGTACCCCTGGTTCGGCAAGGACATCCGCGACGGGATCAAGCTCGCGGTGGAGAACTACCACCTCCTCCGCACGCTGTGGCGTGAGCCGGTCGTCAACTGGCAGGGCCAGTTCCGCACCCCGCTGCAGGGCTACACCTCCACGCCGGCGCCGCTCGACGGCACGCCGCCCTTCGTGTGGCACGGCTCGATCCGCAGCACCGAGATCGCCGAGCAGGCCGCCTACTACGGCGACGGGTTCTTCCACAACCACATCTTCTGGAACAAGGAGCACACCGAGCAGATGGTGAAGCTCTACCGTCGCCGGTTCGAGCACTACGGGCACGGCGCCGCCGACCAGGCCTACGTCGGGCTCGGGGGCCAGGTGTTCATGGCCGGCAGCGAGGCGGAGGCCAAGCGGGTCTTCCGCCCCTACTTCGACAACGCCCCGGTATACGGCCACGGCCCGTCGCTGGAGGACTTCACGAAGATGACGCCGCTGACCGTCGGCACGCCGGAGCAGGTCATCGAGCGCACGCTCGGGTTCGCCGACTACGTCGGTGACTACCAGCGCCAGATGTTCCTCGTCGACCACGCCGGCCTGCCCACCTCGCTCGTGCTCGAGCAGGTCGAGATGCTCGGCACCGAGGTCGTGCCGGTCCTGCGCGCGGAGTTCGAGCGCCGCCGCCCGGCCCACGTGCCGAGCGACCCGCCGACCCACGCCTCGCTCGTGGCCGCCGGTCCGGACGCCCCGCACCACCTCGTCGAGCCGGCCCGCGCGCTGGTCGAGGCGGCCCAGGCGGCCCAGGGTGCCTCGCAGGCCTCCTCCCAGGCCGCCGAGGTCTCGGCATGA
- a CDS encoding tetratricopeptide repeat protein, whose translation MTDFTPFEDLLRGHAGLLEDSTHDRWVRAQALFEERAYREAAVLLTELLDDPGDVVHELTDVRLLLARSLFHSAQLDGTIRVATELLEHDPNEPYAHLLLGRSLQRKGRREEAQPHLRLAELLGGYRT comes from the coding sequence ATGACCGACTTCACCCCCTTCGAGGACCTGCTGCGCGGACACGCGGGCCTGCTCGAGGACTCCACCCACGACCGGTGGGTCCGGGCGCAGGCGCTGTTCGAGGAGCGCGCCTACCGCGAGGCCGCCGTCCTGCTCACCGAGCTGCTCGACGACCCCGGCGACGTGGTGCACGAGCTCACCGACGTACGTCTGCTGCTCGCGCGCTCGCTCTTCCACTCCGCCCAGCTGGACGGGACCATCCGGGTCGCGACCGAGCTGCTCGAGCACGACCCCAACGAGCCCTACGCCCACCTGCTGCTCGGCCGGTCCCTGCAGCGCAAGGGCCGCCGCGAGGAGGCCCAGCCGCACCTGCGCCTCGCCGAGCTGCTGGGCGGCTACCGCACCTGA
- a CDS encoding 4'-phosphopantetheinyl transferase family protein: MYDVRWHAAGTGAARALEVHAADHLGVPARAVTSGRLCPRCGSSAHGRPWLRAGGAALHVSLSRSGPHLVTAVADGPVGVDVESVAAVARGWDAALVLSAGETADDDLARARAWSRKEAVLKRRGTGLATPMTEVSLDREQWHDLAAPAGHVAAVSWAGPAAPAP, translated from the coding sequence ATGTACGACGTCCGCTGGCACGCCGCCGGCACCGGCGCGGCCCGGGCGCTCGAGGTGCACGCCGCCGACCACCTCGGGGTGCCCGCCCGGGCCGTGACCAGCGGGCGCCTGTGCCCGCGGTGCGGGTCGTCGGCCCACGGGCGTCCCTGGCTGCGCGCGGGTGGCGCGGCGCTCCACGTGTCGCTCTCCCGGTCGGGCCCGCATCTGGTCACCGCGGTCGCCGACGGCCCCGTCGGCGTCGACGTGGAGTCCGTGGCGGCCGTGGCGCGCGGGTGGGACGCCGCGCTGGTGCTGTCCGCCGGCGAGACCGCCGACGACGACCTCGCCCGGGCGCGCGCCTGGAGCCGCAAGGAGGCGGTGCTCAAGCGGCGCGGCACCGGCCTGGCCACGCCGATGACCGAGGTGTCGCTCGACCGGGAGCAGTGGCACGACCTCGCCGCGCCGGCGGGCCACGTCGCCGCCGTCAGCTGGGCAGGTCCGGCAGCGCCGGCTCCCTGA
- a CDS encoding M1 family metallopeptidase: protein MSDDYPAATMPQPTTDPYLPGHGDASYGVRHYSLGLAYKVVGNRLDGDARLTCVAHEDVSSIELDLAHLRVAKVWVGGVQVRFTHKRDRLAVPVVAAAGEEFEVRVAYGGSPRPLRARHLGTAGWEELADGVIVAAQPHGAPTWFPCNDRPSDKATWSATVLAPQDYHVAMSGELAGRRRRGSGVEWTYEMTTPMAPYLATCQIGRYTVRELAERVVVVAPGDLTGPAYDASFAQQPAMMRFFEDRFGAYPFGTYTCVVTDDDLEIPLESQSLSTFGRNFASEDWDAVRLVAHELAHQWFGNAVTLTEWKDIWLHEGFACYAEWLWSEEAGDRSADDWAHHHHERLAGLDQDLLLADPGPELMFDDRVYKRGALTLHALRSVVGDDDFFEVLRTWVADHTGASVTTADFEAVVAAVTGEERTDLFDAWLREPALPDLPS, encoded by the coding sequence GTGAGCGACGACTATCCTGCGGCGACCATGCCGCAGCCCACGACGGACCCCTACCTGCCCGGCCACGGCGACGCCTCCTACGGCGTGCGCCACTACTCGCTGGGCCTGGCCTACAAGGTCGTGGGCAACCGCCTCGACGGTGACGCCCGGCTCACCTGCGTCGCCCACGAGGACGTCAGCTCGATCGAGCTCGACCTGGCCCACCTGCGGGTCGCCAAGGTGTGGGTCGGGGGCGTCCAGGTCCGCTTCACCCACAAGCGCGACCGGCTCGCCGTCCCGGTCGTCGCCGCGGCGGGGGAGGAGTTCGAGGTCCGCGTCGCCTACGGCGGCAGCCCGCGGCCGCTGCGGGCCCGCCACCTCGGCACCGCCGGGTGGGAGGAGCTCGCCGACGGCGTCATCGTCGCCGCCCAGCCGCACGGCGCCCCCACCTGGTTCCCCTGCAACGACCGCCCGAGCGACAAGGCCACCTGGAGCGCCACCGTGCTGGCCCCGCAGGACTACCACGTCGCGATGTCGGGCGAGCTCGCCGGACGCCGCCGGCGCGGGTCGGGCGTCGAGTGGACCTACGAGATGACCACGCCGATGGCGCCCTACCTCGCCACGTGCCAGATCGGCCGCTACACGGTGCGCGAGCTGGCGGAGCGGGTCGTGGTGGTGGCGCCGGGCGACCTCACCGGCCCGGCGTACGACGCCTCCTTCGCGCAGCAGCCGGCGATGATGAGGTTCTTCGAGGACCGGTTCGGCGCCTACCCGTTCGGCACCTACACCTGCGTGGTGACCGACGACGACCTCGAGATCCCGCTGGAGTCGCAGTCGCTGTCGACGTTCGGCCGCAACTTCGCCTCCGAGGACTGGGACGCCGTGCGCCTGGTCGCGCACGAGCTGGCCCACCAGTGGTTCGGCAACGCCGTGACGCTGACGGAGTGGAAGGACATCTGGCTCCACGAGGGCTTCGCCTGCTACGCCGAGTGGCTGTGGTCGGAGGAGGCCGGGGACCGCTCCGCCGACGACTGGGCGCACCACCACCACGAGCGGCTGGCCGGGCTCGACCAGGACCTCCTGCTGGCCGACCCCGGACCGGAGCTGATGTTCGACGACCGCGTCTACAAGCGCGGAGCCCTCACGCTGCACGCGCTGCGCTCGGTGGTGGGCGACGACGACTTCTTCGAGGTCCTGCGCACCTGGGTGGCCGACCACACCGGTGCGAGCGTGACGACGGCCGACTTCGAGGCGGTGGTCGCGGCCGTCACCGGCGAGGAGCGCACCGACCTCTTCGACGCGTGGCTCAGGGAGCCGGCGCTGCCGGACCTGCCCAGCTGA
- a CDS encoding Pls/PosA family non-ribosomal peptide synthetase, with amino-acid sequence MPHPLLPPLLAGDRAPAPRTLVEVVREVAAYWPDEPAVDSGVAVLTYAELVEAADALADELAGLGAGPGAKVAVRVRSGTTDLYVAVLGVLWSGAAYVPIDADDPDERARVVIAESGAVAVVGNDLALTPTGERPARERRDPTPQDDAWVIFTSGSTGTPKGVAVTHRSAAAFVDAEARLFLQDAPIGPGDRVMAGLSVAFDASCEEMWLAWAYGACLVPAPRSLVRSGVDVGPWLVANDITVVSTVPTLVSLWPASSLARVRLLIMGGEACPPELAARLEEPGREVWNTYGPTEATVVACAALLDGSDPVRIGLPLAGWDLAVVDAHGDPVAEGESGELIIGGVGLARYLDAEKDAQAYAPMPSLGWDRAYRSGDVVRNDPDGLVFGGRADDQVKVGGRRIELGELDDQLLRLPGVVSAAAAVRATRSGNKLLLGYLTVDESYDAGAAADLLRERLPAALVPRLAVVDDMPTRTSGKVDRDALPWPLPGAASSGGSGGGGAGGSTDGGLDPTQAWLAQIWSDVLGAEVAGPQDDFFAYGGGSLTAAQVVSRIREQYPEVVVGDVYEHPTIGGLAAALPRTSTGATQTDRDVVPLRRKTQVGQLLAFLPLRALAGMRWLTWLMLGSTLAHGVLDLAWLPTYPAWALVVLGWFFLVPPGRMTLAALLARGVLRGVTAGEHPRGGKVHLRIWLAERIQDELAATSLAGAPWFPAYARLLGNRVGAGVDLHTLPSVTGLLTVGDGAAIEPEVDLAGHWIDGDVLHVGPVTVRARARVGARCTLAPGAVVGKDAEVAPGSYVDGVVPAGEYWSGAPAERQSDRARGPWTGEASSGDGVWLGAYGALAWLIAALPAVAIACGALVLLPAVRDAGSLGDAVASSWPWLPAATLVGYAVLALLVLVLVRALGAGMQEGHVPVRSGTGVRIWGTLRVLDEARTWLFPLYSSALTPSWLRLLGARVGTGVEASTVLLIPRFTTIGDHAFLADDTLVGSYELGGGWMRVAHVKIGKRAFVGNSGMAAPGRKVPKESLVAVLSAAPSRGEARARSSWVGSPPTRLRRAAAGGDDSRTYDPPTGLRVARGAVELMRVVPMLVLAFLVVGVAVSLGWLLQQGLWPAVLLAGPVLLLAGVVAAAVATLAKWVLVGRHAVGDHPLWSSFVWRNELADTFTEVVAAPWFAAPAQGTVALNVWLRSMGARIGRGVWVDSYWLPETDLVRLDDGATVNRGCVVQTHLFHDRVLSMDEVVLRAGATLGPNSVILPAASIGKHTTVGPVSLVMRGEAVPARTCWIGNPIGPWEV; translated from the coding sequence GTGCCGCACCCCCTCCTTCCTCCCCTCCTGGCCGGCGACCGGGCCCCGGCGCCCCGCACCCTCGTCGAGGTGGTCCGGGAGGTGGCGGCCTACTGGCCCGACGAGCCGGCGGTCGACAGCGGCGTGGCCGTGCTGACGTACGCCGAGCTGGTCGAGGCGGCCGACGCGCTCGCCGACGAGCTGGCCGGGCTCGGCGCCGGGCCGGGCGCGAAGGTGGCGGTGCGGGTGCGGTCGGGGACGACCGACCTCTACGTCGCGGTGCTCGGGGTGCTGTGGTCGGGCGCGGCCTACGTCCCGATCGACGCGGACGACCCCGACGAGCGCGCGCGGGTCGTCATCGCCGAGTCCGGCGCGGTCGCGGTGGTCGGCAACGACCTGGCGCTCACCCCGACCGGCGAGCGGCCTGCCCGGGAGCGCCGGGACCCGACGCCGCAGGACGACGCATGGGTCATCTTCACCTCCGGCTCCACCGGCACGCCGAAGGGCGTGGCGGTCACCCACCGCAGCGCGGCGGCGTTCGTCGACGCCGAGGCGCGGCTCTTCCTGCAGGACGCCCCGATCGGCCCGGGTGACCGGGTGATGGCCGGGCTCAGCGTCGCCTTCGACGCCAGCTGCGAGGAGATGTGGCTGGCGTGGGCCTACGGCGCCTGCCTGGTCCCGGCCCCGCGGTCGCTGGTGCGCTCCGGCGTCGACGTGGGCCCCTGGCTGGTCGCCAACGACATCACCGTCGTCTCGACGGTGCCGACGCTCGTCTCCCTGTGGCCGGCGTCCTCCCTGGCCCGGGTGCGGCTGCTCATCATGGGCGGGGAGGCGTGCCCGCCCGAGCTCGCGGCGCGGCTGGAGGAGCCGGGCCGGGAGGTGTGGAACACCTACGGACCCACCGAGGCCACCGTCGTGGCCTGCGCCGCGCTGCTCGACGGCTCGGACCCCGTCCGGATCGGGCTGCCGCTGGCCGGGTGGGACCTCGCCGTCGTCGACGCCCACGGGGACCCCGTCGCCGAGGGGGAGTCCGGCGAGCTGATCATCGGCGGCGTCGGGCTGGCGCGCTACCTCGACGCCGAGAAGGACGCGCAGGCCTATGCGCCGATGCCCTCGCTCGGCTGGGACCGCGCCTACCGCTCCGGCGACGTGGTCCGCAACGACCCGGACGGGCTGGTCTTCGGCGGCCGTGCCGACGACCAGGTCAAGGTCGGCGGCCGCCGCATCGAGCTCGGCGAGCTGGACGACCAGCTGCTGCGGCTGCCGGGCGTCGTGTCCGCCGCTGCGGCCGTGCGCGCGACCCGGTCCGGCAACAAGCTCCTCCTCGGCTACCTCACCGTCGACGAGTCGTACGACGCCGGCGCGGCCGCGGACCTGCTCCGCGAGCGGCTGCCCGCGGCGCTGGTCCCCCGGCTCGCGGTCGTGGACGACATGCCCACCCGCACCAGCGGCAAGGTCGACCGCGACGCCCTGCCGTGGCCGCTGCCGGGGGCCGCAAGCTCCGGGGGCTCCGGAGGTGGCGGCGCCGGCGGCTCGACCGACGGCGGGCTCGACCCGACGCAGGCCTGGCTCGCCCAGATCTGGTCCGACGTGCTCGGCGCCGAGGTGGCGGGTCCGCAGGACGACTTCTTCGCCTACGGTGGCGGCTCCCTGACGGCCGCGCAGGTGGTCAGCCGGATCCGGGAGCAGTATCCCGAGGTCGTCGTCGGCGACGTCTACGAGCACCCGACGATCGGCGGGCTCGCCGCGGCCCTGCCGCGGACCTCGACGGGTGCGACGCAGACCGACCGCGACGTGGTGCCGCTGCGGCGCAAGACGCAGGTCGGCCAGCTGCTGGCGTTCCTGCCCCTGCGCGCCCTCGCGGGGATGCGGTGGCTGACCTGGCTGATGCTCGGCAGCACCCTGGCGCACGGCGTGCTCGACCTGGCCTGGCTGCCGACGTACCCGGCGTGGGCCCTGGTCGTCCTCGGCTGGTTCTTCCTGGTCCCGCCGGGGCGGATGACCCTGGCCGCCCTCCTGGCCCGCGGGGTCCTGCGCGGCGTGACGGCGGGCGAGCACCCCCGCGGCGGCAAGGTGCACCTCCGCATCTGGCTCGCCGAGCGGATCCAGGACGAGCTCGCGGCCACGTCGCTGGCCGGCGCCCCGTGGTTCCCCGCCTACGCGCGGCTGCTCGGCAACCGGGTCGGCGCGGGCGTCGACCTGCACACCCTGCCCAGCGTCACCGGCCTCCTCACCGTCGGCGACGGTGCCGCGATCGAGCCGGAGGTCGACCTCGCCGGGCACTGGATCGACGGGGACGTGCTGCACGTCGGTCCCGTCACGGTGCGGGCCCGTGCCCGGGTCGGCGCGCGGTGCACCCTCGCCCCGGGGGCGGTGGTCGGCAAGGACGCCGAGGTCGCGCCCGGGTCCTACGTCGACGGTGTCGTGCCGGCCGGCGAGTACTGGTCCGGCGCGCCCGCGGAGCGCCAGTCCGACCGCGCGCGCGGGCCGTGGACGGGCGAGGCCTCCAGCGGCGACGGCGTGTGGCTCGGGGCGTACGGCGCCCTCGCCTGGCTCATCGCGGCGCTGCCCGCCGTGGCGATCGCCTGCGGGGCCCTGGTGCTGCTGCCGGCCGTCCGCGACGCCGGGTCGTTGGGCGACGCGGTCGCCTCCAGCTGGCCCTGGCTGCCCGCGGCGACCCTGGTCGGCTACGCCGTCCTCGCGCTGCTGGTGCTCGTGCTGGTCAGGGCCCTCGGGGCCGGCATGCAGGAGGGCCACGTGCCGGTCCGGTCGGGCACGGGCGTGCGGATCTGGGGGACGCTGCGGGTGCTCGACGAGGCGCGGACCTGGCTGTTCCCGCTCTACTCCAGCGCCCTCACCCCGTCGTGGCTGAGGCTGCTGGGCGCGCGGGTCGGGACCGGGGTCGAGGCCTCGACCGTGCTGCTGATCCCGCGGTTCACCACCATCGGCGACCACGCGTTCCTCGCCGACGACACCCTCGTCGGCTCCTACGAGCTCGGCGGCGGCTGGATGCGCGTGGCGCACGTCAAGATCGGCAAGCGCGCCTTCGTCGGCAACTCCGGCATGGCGGCGCCCGGCCGCAAGGTGCCCAAGGAGTCGCTGGTCGCGGTGCTCTCCGCCGCCCCGTCCCGCGGCGAGGCCAGGGCGCGGTCGTCGTGGGTCGGCAGCCCGCCGACGCGCCTGCGCCGGGCCGCGGCAGGCGGTGACGACTCCCGCACCTACGACCCGCCCACGGGCCTGCGCGTCGCGCGGGGTGCGGTCGAGCTGATGCGGGTGGTGCCGATGCTCGTGCTGGCGTTCCTCGTCGTCGGGGTCGCGGTCTCTCTCGGGTGGTTGCTGCAGCAGGGGCTGTGGCCTGCCGTCCTGCTCGCCGGGCCGGTGCTCCTGCTCGCCGGCGTCGTGGCGGCCGCCGTCGCGACCCTCGCCAAGTGGGTGCTGGTCGGGCGTCACGCGGTGGGGGACCACCCGCTGTGGTCGTCGTTCGTGTGGCGCAACGAGCTGGCCGACACCTTCACCGAGGTCGTCGCCGCACCGTGGTTCGCCGCCCCCGCGCAGGGGACCGTGGCGCTCAACGTCTGGCTCCGGTCGATGGGGGCGCGGATCGGTCGCGGCGTGTGGGTCGACAGCTACTGGCTGCCCGAGACCGACCTCGTCCGGCTCGACGACGGGGCGACGGTCAACCGCGGCTGCGTGGTGCAGACCCACCTCTTCCACGACCGGGTGCTGAGCATGGACGAGGTGGTGCTGCGCGCCGGCGCGACGCTCGGTCCCAACAGCGTGATCCTGCCGGCGGCGTCGATCGGCAAGCACACCACGGTCGGCCCGGTCTCCCTGGTCATGCGGGGCGAGGCGGTCCCGGCGCGCACGTGCTGGATCGGCAACCCCATCGGCCCGTGGGAGGTGTGA